A segment of the Butyrivibrio fibrisolvens genome:
CAAATTTAAAAGCAGACGCTGGTCTTGTAGGACCAAATGGTGATACATCAGCTGGTCATGCCGGACAGATTGTAAGAACAGGTATGGGATCAGGAGTTGATGCCCTTTTAGAAAGCGCCGGTGTTAAGGCAACAGTCATTAAGGCAAAAGAGGGTACTGCAGTATCAGAGCCTGTAATGCTCCACGACCACCTTTCTGGTAAAGAGAGTACAATAAGCCGTCAGGTTATAGTAGTTCCTGATAATTCAGAGCTTACAGTTATAATGGATTATGATTCTGACGCAGATTCTGATGGAATTGAAGCAGTAAGCACTAAGTTTTATATAGGTAAGGGCTCTACCCTTCACCTTGTCAAAGTTCAGATGCTGGGCCAGAAGGTCAGACATTTTGATGACCTTGGCGGAGTAGTAATGGATGGTGGCAAGTTTGATCTTGTCGAGATGGAGATGGGCGCATCTAAAGCTTATGTTGGCGCCTATGTAAGCCTTCTTGGTAATGAATCAGAGTCTTTGAACAGCACAGGCTTCCTTGGAACAGGCGAGCAGTTCTATGACTTTAACTATGTTGCAGAGCAGCGCGGCAAGAAGACCAACTCCAT
Coding sequences within it:
- a CDS encoding SufD family Fe-S cluster assembly protein yields the protein MNIDMRVNELPARTYRWLQLNGEDVSEKDISFSSFSLEAVKVPEGVSLLEDVEAAQAESVFAPSHEANLKADAGLVGPNGDTSAGHAGQIVRTGMGSGVDALLESAGVKATVIKAKEGTAVSEPVMLHDHLSGKESTISRQVIVVPDNSELTVIMDYDSDADSDGIEAVSTKFYIGKGSTLHLVKVQMLGQKVRHFDDLGGVVMDGGKFDLVEMEMGASKAYVGAYVSLLGNESESLNSTGFLGTGEQFYDFNYVAEQRGKKTNSMATFRGVLDDKASKNWRGSLDFRENSVGSVGDEQEDTLLLSPEVINRSIPLILCKEENVDGRHGATIGQLSDDMLFYMEARGIDKETAKKIMVRARLDYVARMIPDEDLKGKVSEFLDQIL